A single window of Ornithodoros turicata isolate Travis unplaced genomic scaffold, ASM3712646v1 ctg00000944.1, whole genome shotgun sequence DNA harbors:
- the LOC135375754 gene encoding uncharacterized protein LOC135375754, with protein MSEGSIALHMFCDASPRAYGAAAYLVTLDRDGHYSADLLLAKSRVAPVKTVSLPRLELMGAVIATRLMRFLQTTLSLSTVPTVLWTDSEIALYWIYGSTNDWKPFVQNRVSEIRAGTEPSQWRHCPGKENPADLLTRGTSCLQLLNNSAWWQGPSWLMDQESWPPAWRTPDEPCVEVRNETKAQTACCVPILATTTLMDVAKYSSLHRLLRVTAWVSRFLHNCRHTTAERRGPLTAAEVVAAETYWVTAAQRQNFGSHPAVHKSLQNVSVFHDDDGVLRLTGRLQYSDFEETQRHPIVIPADHPFTALLVFRAHVRLLHAGVQETLAALREEY; from the coding sequence ATGTCGGAGGGCAGCATCGCGCTGCATATGTTTTGCGACGCGAGTCCGCGAGCATACGGTGCGGCCGCATACCTGGTGACGCTCGACAGGGACGGTCATTACAGTGCGGATCTTCTTTTGGCAAAGTCTCGGGTGGCCCCGGTCAAAACGGTCTCCTTACCGAGACTCGAGTTAATGGGTGCCGTCATCGCGACCAGGCTTATGAGATTCTTACAGACGACGTTATCTCTGTCCACCGTACCCACGGTGTTATGGACGGACTCTGAGATAGCACTCTACTGGATTTACGGATCGACGAACGACTGGAAACCTTTTGTACAGAACCGGGTGTCGGAGATACGGGCTGGTACGGAGCCTAGTCAGTGGCGTCACTGCCCCGGCAAAGAAAATCCCGCGGATCTTCTCACGAGAGGCACTTCATGCCTCCAATTGCTGAACAACAGTGCATGGTGGCAGGGGCCCTCGTGGCTTATGGATCAAGAGTCTTGGCCTCCAGCGTGGCGTACTCCGGATGAACCCTGCGTCGAGGTACGAAACGAAACAAAGGCCCAGACGGCGTGCTGCGTACCCATCTTGGCTACTACTACCCTAATGGATGTTGCCAAATACAGTTCGCTCCACCGGCTGCTGAGAGTTACCGCTTGGGTGTCAAGATTTCTGCACAACTGTAGGCATACCACAGCCGAAAGGAGGGGACCTTTGACGGCCGCCGAGGTAGTTGCAGCGGAAACATACTGGGTCACAGCGGCACAGCGTCAAAATTTCGGTTCTCATCCCGCGGTGCACAAGTCCTTACAAAATGTGTCTGTCTTCCATGATGACGATGGTGTTCTCCGTTTGACGGGCCGCCTTCAGTACAGCGATTTTGAAGAAACCCAGAggcatcccatcgtcattcccGCTGACCACCCGTTCACCGCTCTTTTAGTTTTCCGGGCTCATGTCAGGCTTCTGCATGCTGGAGTTCAGGAGACACTCGCCGCGCTTCGGGAAGAGTACTGA
- the LOC135375756 gene encoding uncharacterized protein LOC135375756 → MAGKEMEDLDRIRKLRSQARSSITRTVNDLKTLLTTTPLPREQLKQTLTVLETKWATLKEKDREVQGVIPEELIESECNSCDQYLESVTAIKFQVCSALDSTTASRSLAPASDGVNATGPRRSSSGDRSRSTGVTLPKLRIDTFSGDLSKWQGFWDQFRASIHENERLTDVNKLKYLVSLVSGPAARAIEGLSISDENYTTAVDILQKRFGKDDLLVTENMGRLFELRTVRSSTDVKGLRELHETVTVRIRNLESLNVTTAQYAIPLRQVILKKIPRDLEMDFYRTKDKGKDTNGDSLSSLLDFLENEIECRERARREADDVPKRREPTPASASSLTATASSVSDPASAMAAPSTPTCVLCKSGQHRLEGCTAGLSPEEVRLILRLEGRCFLCGRRSHISKDCRVRRVLQCDRCHRRHLTQLCPGVNSSSTEQSPQSSQSTAQEPSTVHASTGTVVTSLSSSSAVLPGAAVLLQTAKVWIEGTDGRRSLARILLDGGSQRSFIRQDVSTKLGCTLLRSEDLHVGALGNTASSCTKYRCVRVLLRSQFSASCMAIEAVEYPDICSDGLPVLDSHSAQHVKNMGLQLADEPSSPTDISLLIGADFYWGVVTGATARLSDYLVAVETLFGWTIQGSGRNASGGHCRIPSVHVLHVEVHQEDTNVIDQQLSAFWELEHLGITDRHQSDSDGDTVLRKFRSTAQLLNGRYTVPLPWKSEAPEALGDNKKLAVQRLDSTIKRLRRDQTLLEEYDSTIRQYLRLQHAERVLQPELVAGPLYYMPHHAVIRRDRETTKVRIVFDASSKAHGSLSLNEALHAGPNLNPDVLQLLLRFRSYHVALTADIEKAFLQIVLDSANRDCLRFLWYATTPRAGEPLPPVEIWRMTRVPFGAKSSPFLLAATIRHHLRAAEETYPRTASLLSSHFYVDDLVVGMPSPEEALTVYHESRQIFRDAGMKLVKWTSNDAHLRATFDADGTGSSTTSPLRKVLGIVWDIETDEIRYPLKSMSEFLEQRSNTKRYVLQAVARIYDPLGDVAPFVLTAKILLQRIWLSKMSWDEELPDLT, encoded by the coding sequence ATGGCTGGTAAGGAAATGGAGGATCTTGATCGCATAAGGAAACTTCGAAGTCAGGCCAGGTCGTCCATAACCCGAACGGTGAACGATCTGAAGACGCTTTTGACTACGACCCCTCTTCCCAGAGAGCAACTGAAGCAAACCTTGACGGTTTTGGAAACGAAGTGGGCTACCttgaaagaaaaggaccggGAGGTTCAGGGTGTCATACCGGAGGAATTGATAGAGAGCGAGTGTAATTCCTGCGATCAATACCTCGAGTCAGTCACTGCGATCAAGTTCCAAGTGTGTTCCGCACTAGACTCCACGACCGCATCCCGATCTTTGGCTCCCGCAAGTGACGGCGTTAATGCTACGGGACCTCGACGATCCTCCTCTGGAGATCGGAGTCGCTCTACCGGAGTCACTCTACCGAAGCTGCGGATCGACACCTTTAGCGGCGACCTATCTAAATGGCAGGGGTTCTGGGACCAGTTCCGTGCGAGTATTCATGAAAACGAACGTCTCACTGATGTCAACAAGCTGAAGTACCTGGTTTCTCTCGTTTCTGGGCCAGCAGCCCGTGCCATTGAAGGTCTCTCAATTAGCGATGAGAACTACACGACTGCCGTGGACATACTTCAGAAGCGATTTGGGAAGGACGACCTTCTTGTGACCGAAAACATGGGGCGCCTTTTCGAGCTCAGGACTGTTCGGTCCAGCACCGACGTAAAGGGGTTGCGTGAGCTCCACGAGACTGTTACAGTGCGCATCAGGAACCTGGAGAGCCTAAATGTTACGACAGCACAATACGCAATTCCGCTTCGGCAGGTCATCTTGAAGAAGATTCCTAGAGACCTCGAAATGGACTTCTACCGAACCAAGGACAAAGGCAAGGACACCAACGGCGACTCTTTATCATCCCTACTAGATTTCCTGGAGAATGAGATTGAATGTCGGGAACGAGCCCGAAGGGAGGCAGATGACGTTCCCAAGCGTAGGGAGCCGACCCCAGCCTCTGCATCTTCGCTGACAGCAACCGCGTCGTCTGTCTCAGATCCAGCATCTGCAATGGCTGCCCCAAGCACTCCTacgtgtgtgctttgcaagtccGGACAGCATCGATTGGAGGGATGCACTGCTGGTTTGAGCCCTGAGGAAGTACGACTGATCCTGCGCCTGGAGGGCAGGTGTTTCCTTTGCGGACGACGGTCGCACATATCGAAGGATTGCAGGGTAAGGCGGGTCTTGCAGTGTGATCGCTGCCATAGACGTCATCTTACTCAGCTGTGCCCCGGAGTCAACTCGTCCAGCACTGAGCAGTCCCCGCAGTCGTCTCAGTCTACAGCACAAGAGCCGTCGACGGTGCATGCGTCTACGGGAACTGTTGTGACATCTCTTTCGTCATCCTCTGCCGTTTTGCCAGGCGCGGCGGTCCTTCTGCAAACAGCCAAGGTGTGGATTGAAGGAACTGATGGCCGGAGAAGTCTCGCACGCATACTTCTGGATGGCGGCAGCCAACGCAGTTTTATTCGACAGGATGTGTCGACGAAGCTCGGATGTACACTGCTTCGATCCGAAGATTTGCATGTTGGGGCCCTTGGAAACACTGCGTCAAGCTGCACGAAGTATCGATGCGTGCGGGTTCTCTTGCGCAGCCAATTTTCGGCGTCATGTATGGCAATCGAGGCGGTTGAATACCCCGACATCTGCTCCGATGGATTGCCTGTTCTCGATTCGCATTCAGCGCAACACGTCAAGAATATGGGTCTACAGCTTGCTGACGAGCCCTCATCTCCCACCGATATTTCATTATTGATTGGAGCGGACTTTTATTGGGGAGTTGTGACTGGAGCAACCGCCCGTTTATCAGATTACCTGGTGGCTGTTGAAACTCTGTTTGGGTGGACGATTCAAGGCTCAGGCAGAAATGCCAGCGGTGGTCACTGTCGCATCCCGTCGGTTCATGTTCTCCATGTTGAGGTGCACCAGGAAGATACCAACGTCATCGACCAGCAACTCTCCGCCTTTTGGGAGTTAGAGCATTTGGGCATAACTGATCGCCACCAGTCCGACTCCGACGGTGACACTGTCCTGCGCAAGTTCCGGTCCACAGCGCAGTTGTTAAACGGTCGTTACACCGTGCCCTTGCCTTGGAAGTCGGAGGCGCCTGAAGCATTGGGTGACAACAAGAAGCTGGCTGTCCAGAGGCTGGATAGTACCATCAAAAGATTACGGAGAGACCAAACGTTGCTGGAAGAATATGATTCCACCATACGTCAGTATTTGCGTCTTCAACACGCTGAACGGGTCCTACAACCGGAGTTGGTGGCCGGGCCTCTGTATTATATGCCGCACCACGCAGTCATCCGAAGGGACCGCGAGACAACAAAGGTTCGAATTGTGTTTGATGCCTCGTCGAAGGCTCacggttctctctctctcaacgaAGCTCTTCACGCCGGCCCTAACCTTAACCCTGACGTTCTGCAATTGCTGTTGCGGTTTCGATCTTATCATGTGGCTCTCACAGCGGATATAGAGAAGGCGTTTTTACAGATCGTGCTGGACAGTGCTAACCGAGATTGTTTGCGTTTTCTGTGGTATGCCACGACGCCACGAGCAGGCGAACCGTTGCCCCCAGTAGAAATCTGGCGCATGACACGAGTGCCTTTTGGAGCCAAGTCCAGTCCCTTTCTTCTCGCTGCCACTATACGTCACCACCTGAGAGCAGCAGAAGAGACATACCCACGCACGGCGTCCTTACTTTCCAGCCATTTCTATGTGGACGACCTCGTTGTTGGTATGCCATCGCCGGAAGAGGCACTTACTGTTTACCACGAGTCGCGGCAAATCTTCCGCGACGCGGGCATGAAACTGGTTAAGTGGACGAGCAATGATGCTCATCTCCGGGCTACCTTTGACGCCGATGGGACAGGAAGTTCGACCACGTCGCCACTAAGGAAGGTCCTAGGAATCGTTTGGGATATCGAGACAGATGAAATTCGGTATCCGTTGAAGTCAATGTCGGAGTTCCTGGAGCAACGGTCGAATACCAAACGGTATGTACTGCAAGCAGTGGCTCGCATTTATGATCCCTTGGGCGATGTGGCGCCTTTCGTGTTGACAGCCAAGATTTTGCTACAACGGATTTGGCTCTCCAAGATGAGTTGGGACGAAGAACTACCAGATCTGACCTGA